A genomic window from Cryobacterium sp. SO2 includes:
- a CDS encoding 1-deoxy-D-xylulose-5-phosphate reductoisomerase: MQRIIILGSTGSIGTQALDVIKANPTRFEVVGLSAGSNRDLLAEQAAAFNVDDTAVGAAEAEQLVRDVDADVVLNGITGSVGLGPTLAALKAGRTLALANKESLIVGGDLVKALAAPGQIVPVDSEHSAIAQALRSGTADEVRRLVLTASGGPFRGRTRAQLADVTPREALAHPTWDMGLVITTNSATLVNKGLEIIEAHLLFDVPYESIDVVVHPQSLIHSMVEFIDGSTIAQASPPNMRLPISLGLDWPNRVAAVGVPIDWTTPHTWTFEPLDDEAFPAVELAKQVGRARGTYPAVFNASNEQAVLAFHAGRIGYLDIVDTVQRVVEAHETEGELTLESLAEAERWARAAADTIIDALAR; encoded by the coding sequence GTGCAGCGAATCATCATTCTCGGGTCCACGGGCTCGATCGGAACCCAGGCGCTCGACGTCATCAAGGCCAACCCCACCCGGTTCGAGGTGGTCGGCCTGTCGGCCGGCAGCAACCGCGACTTGCTGGCCGAACAGGCCGCCGCCTTCAACGTCGACGACACCGCCGTGGGCGCGGCCGAGGCCGAGCAGTTGGTGCGGGATGTCGACGCCGACGTCGTGCTCAACGGCATCACCGGTTCGGTGGGCCTGGGCCCGACCCTTGCAGCTCTCAAGGCCGGCCGCACCCTGGCCCTGGCCAACAAGGAATCCCTCATCGTGGGCGGCGACCTGGTCAAGGCGCTTGCCGCACCCGGCCAGATTGTGCCCGTCGACTCCGAGCACTCCGCGATCGCGCAGGCTCTGCGCTCCGGCACGGCCGACGAGGTACGCCGGCTGGTGCTCACCGCCTCCGGCGGGCCGTTCCGTGGCCGCACGCGTGCCCAGCTGGCCGACGTGACCCCGCGGGAGGCCCTGGCGCACCCCACCTGGGACATGGGCCTGGTCATCACCACGAACTCCGCGACCCTGGTGAACAAGGGACTCGAGATCATCGAGGCGCACCTGCTCTTCGATGTGCCGTACGAGAGCATCGACGTCGTCGTGCACCCTCAGTCGCTCATCCACTCCATGGTCGAGTTCATCGACGGCTCCACCATCGCTCAGGCGTCGCCGCCGAACATGCGCCTGCCCATTTCGCTGGGCCTGGACTGGCCGAACCGGGTGGCCGCCGTGGGCGTGCCGATCGACTGGACCACCCCGCACACCTGGACCTTCGAACCGCTCGACGACGAGGCGTTCCCCGCCGTGGAGCTGGCCAAGCAGGTCGGCCGGGCCCGTGGCACCTACCCGGCCGTGTTCAACGCGTCGAACGAGCAGGCTGTACTGGCCTTCCACGCCGGGCGGATCGGCTACCTCGACATCGTCGACACCGTGCAGCGGGTCGTCGAGGCCCACGAGACCGAAGGCGAGCTCACCCTCGAGTCCCTCGCCGAGGCGGAACGCTGGGCCCGCGCCGCCGCCGACACCATCATCGACGCGCTGGCGCGCTGA
- a CDS encoding lysophospholipid acyltransferase family protein, with protein sequence MAPIARLVFRPRITGKENIPREGRVILASNHLSFIDSIVIPLTAPRRVQFLAKSTYFTGTGFKGWVSRQFFTSIGAVGVERGAGQAAQDALDAGKDILDADSAFAIYPEGTRSLDGRLYRGRTGVGWLALTTGAVVVPVGLIGTQEIMPVGSKMPRIRRISVKFGEPIDVSGHGTADSGRARRRATDEIMAAIHDLTGQELAHSYNESPPTTVVQRVTRALWWRERR encoded by the coding sequence ATGGCGCCCATCGCGCGCCTGGTCTTCCGGCCCCGCATCACCGGCAAGGAGAACATCCCCCGCGAGGGCCGCGTCATCCTGGCCAGCAACCACCTGTCATTCATCGACAGCATCGTCATCCCGCTCACCGCGCCACGTCGCGTGCAGTTCCTGGCCAAGTCCACATACTTCACCGGCACCGGTTTCAAGGGCTGGGTGTCACGCCAATTCTTCACCTCGATCGGCGCCGTCGGCGTCGAACGCGGTGCCGGCCAGGCCGCGCAGGATGCGCTCGACGCCGGCAAGGACATCCTCGACGCCGACAGCGCCTTCGCCATCTATCCGGAGGGCACCCGTTCGCTCGACGGCCGGCTCTACCGCGGCCGCACCGGCGTGGGCTGGCTTGCCCTCACCACCGGCGCCGTGGTTGTGCCCGTTGGCCTGATCGGCACGCAGGAGATCATGCCGGTGGGCTCGAAGATGCCGCGCATCCGTCGCATCAGCGTCAAATTCGGCGAGCCCATCGACGTGAGCGGGCACGGCACCGCCGACTCCGGCCGTGCACGTCGCCGGGCCACCGACGAGATCATGGCCGCGATCCACGATCTCACCGGCCAGGAACTCGCGCACAGCTACAACGAATCACCGCCCACCACCGTGGTGCAGCGGGTCACCCGCGCCCTCTGGTGGCGTGAGCGCCGCTAA
- a CDS encoding LysR family transcriptional regulator: protein MELGQLRALRELGDRGSIAAVAAALYVTPSSVSQQISALQRHSAAPLTYKDGRRTALTDAGRALALAAIEVEVALERAEQAVARFQDDQLGTVSVVAFHSVGLAVFGPLIAACASPDRPDVRLSDFDVAQEHFPLLTADYDLVLAHRLVGSPPWPESVRVEPLLYEPLDIAVRRDHPLAAKAAIEPADLHDEAWVAVHEGFPLKQALSVIAGLGGSEARILHRINEFSVAASVVEASGRLALMPRYTTDLRDHPELVLRPLAHPGLGRHIDCLARPETLERTNAKAVLSQIRTIALALTR from the coding sequence ATGGAATTGGGTCAGCTTCGTGCACTGAGAGAGTTGGGCGACCGGGGCAGCATCGCCGCCGTCGCAGCGGCGCTGTACGTGACGCCCTCGTCGGTCTCGCAACAGATCAGCGCTCTGCAACGCCACTCGGCCGCACCACTCACCTACAAAGACGGGCGGCGGACCGCGCTGACCGACGCGGGGCGGGCCCTGGCGCTGGCCGCGATCGAGGTGGAAGTGGCGCTCGAACGCGCCGAACAGGCGGTGGCCCGTTTCCAGGATGATCAGTTGGGCACCGTGTCCGTGGTGGCCTTCCACAGTGTGGGCCTGGCCGTCTTCGGGCCGCTGATAGCCGCGTGCGCGAGCCCCGACCGGCCCGACGTCAGGCTGAGCGATTTCGACGTGGCTCAGGAGCACTTCCCCCTGCTCACGGCCGACTACGATCTGGTCCTCGCCCACAGGCTGGTCGGCAGCCCGCCCTGGCCGGAGTCGGTGCGGGTGGAACCGCTCCTGTACGAGCCTCTGGATATCGCCGTGCGACGCGATCACCCGCTCGCGGCGAAAGCCGCGATCGAACCGGCGGATCTCCACGACGAGGCCTGGGTTGCCGTGCACGAAGGGTTCCCGCTCAAGCAGGCCCTCTCCGTGATCGCGGGACTCGGCGGGAGTGAGGCACGCATCCTGCACCGGATCAACGAGTTCTCCGTTGCCGCCTCGGTCGTCGAAGCGAGCGGACGCCTGGCCCTAATGCCTCGTTACACGACCGACCTACGTGACCACCCCGAGCTGGTCCTGCGTCCGCTCGCACACCCCGGCCTGGGCCGGCACATCGACTGCCTGGCTCGACCGGAAACCCTGGAGCGCACCAACGCGAAGGCGGTCCTGTCGCAGATCAGGACGATAGCGTTGGCGCTGACTCGGTGA
- the gabT gene encoding 4-aminobutyrate--2-oxoglutarate transaminase, producing the protein MTDTLTDSAAAPTPSSPVYTVTQERKIVTAIPGPRSTAMHQRRLAAVTSGVSSALPVYIKKASGAIVVDLDDNQFIDLGAGIGVTTIGHTETSVVAAATGQLNDFVHTLFTITPYEEYVHVAELLAAHTPGSFAKKTVLVNSGAEAVENGVKIARKYTGRRAVAVLDHAYHGRTVLTMAMNYKAAPYATGYGPLASDVYHAPNSYPYHDGLTGEQAAARTIAYLEKVIGASDLACLVVEPIQGEGGFMVPAEGYLVLLQEWCTANGVVMIADEIQSGMARTGRYFASEHFGWEPDLVLVAKGIAGGMPLAAVTGRAEILDASQPGGLGGTFGGNPVACAAAIAVFEAIEHNNLLAEGARIEKTLVAGLTALADKYDIIGDIRGRGAMIAIELVEAGTQNTAKAPNAAAVTAIAAYAAQHGVLLLTAGTYGNVLRFLPSLAVTDALLADALSVIDDAMATL; encoded by the coding sequence ATGACTGACACGTTGACTGATTCCGCAGCCGCTCCCACGCCCTCGTCCCCGGTCTACACGGTGACCCAGGAACGCAAGATCGTGACGGCCATTCCGGGCCCGCGATCGACGGCGATGCATCAGCGACGCCTGGCGGCGGTGACCAGTGGTGTCAGCTCGGCCCTGCCGGTGTACATCAAGAAGGCCAGCGGCGCCATCGTCGTGGACCTCGACGACAACCAGTTCATCGACCTGGGTGCCGGCATCGGCGTGACAACGATCGGGCACACCGAGACCAGCGTCGTCGCTGCGGCGACCGGCCAGCTCAACGACTTCGTGCACACCCTCTTCACCATCACGCCGTACGAGGAGTACGTGCACGTGGCCGAGCTCCTCGCCGCGCACACCCCGGGCAGCTTCGCCAAGAAGACCGTGCTCGTCAACTCGGGCGCCGAGGCCGTGGAGAACGGTGTGAAGATCGCCCGAAAGTACACCGGCCGCCGTGCCGTCGCCGTACTCGACCATGCCTATCACGGTCGCACCGTGCTCACCATGGCAATGAACTACAAGGCCGCCCCGTATGCCACCGGCTACGGTCCGCTGGCCAGCGACGTCTACCACGCCCCGAACTCCTACCCGTATCACGACGGTCTCACCGGTGAGCAGGCCGCGGCCCGCACCATCGCCTACCTCGAGAAGGTCATCGGCGCCAGCGACCTCGCCTGCCTCGTCGTCGAACCGATCCAGGGCGAGGGCGGCTTCATGGTTCCCGCCGAGGGCTACCTGGTGCTGCTGCAGGAATGGTGCACCGCCAACGGCGTCGTGATGATCGCCGATGAGATCCAGAGCGGGATGGCCCGCACCGGCCGGTACTTCGCCAGTGAGCACTTCGGCTGGGAGCCGGACCTGGTGCTCGTGGCCAAGGGCATCGCCGGCGGCATGCCGCTGGCCGCCGTGACCGGTCGCGCCGAGATCCTCGACGCGTCGCAGCCCGGCGGGCTCGGCGGCACCTTCGGTGGCAACCCCGTCGCCTGCGCCGCCGCCATCGCCGTGTTCGAGGCGATCGAGCACAACAACCTCCTGGCCGAGGGCGCGCGCATCGAGAAGACCCTGGTGGCCGGTCTTACCGCGCTGGCCGACAAGTACGACATCATCGGCGACATCCGCGGTCGCGGCGCCATGATCGCCATCGAACTCGTCGAGGCGGGCACCCAGAACACGGCCAAGGCCCCCAACGCCGCCGCCGTGACCGCGATCGCCGCCTACGCGGCTCAACACGGGGTGCTCCTGCTCACGGCCGGCACCTACGGCAACGTGCTCAGGTTCCTGCCCAGCCTGGCCGTGACGGATGCCCTGCTGGCCGACGCGCTGTCGGTCATCGACGACGCGATGGCGACGCTGTAA
- a CDS encoding protein kinase, whose protein sequence is MAASRDQEASLTTSTEPIREPTRTDPALGLTLANRYRLDRLIGSGGMAAVYQAADLALGRTVAVKLLGIDPVGGAGAARHSDEVAVLAHLNHFALVTLYDAGNAVIGNSSRPFIVTEYVAGTDLRSRLLDGALSPGEVARLGADLCEALHYMASLGIIHRDIKPANVLLAPADFPGRIARAKLADFGIARLFDAAHRTEAGTVIGTAGYLSPEQAGGLPVGPATDVYSLGLVLLECLTGEHCYPGTAVESALARLQRQPEIPDRLGRQWHELLTGMTARAAEDRLRPADAAVRLLALVPPVEVSPVDAPPVDAPQVAAPPADVPTLVLALPAPPSPTSQRMPDPAKPIRAEATTPTRATAPPRRWPVVIGGILVALLTVIAVLFVVPGAAPAPDPPAYPAVDGQLGEHLQELQESVDP, encoded by the coding sequence ATTGCTGCGTCCAGAGATCAGGAGGCCAGCCTGACGACATCAACCGAGCCGATTCGCGAACCGACGCGAACCGATCCCGCGCTCGGACTCACCCTCGCGAATCGGTACCGCCTCGACCGTCTGATCGGTTCGGGCGGGATGGCGGCGGTCTATCAGGCGGCTGATCTGGCCCTCGGCCGCACGGTTGCCGTCAAGCTGCTCGGGATCGATCCGGTCGGCGGCGCCGGGGCGGCCCGGCACAGTGACGAGGTGGCGGTGCTGGCCCACCTCAACCATTTCGCCCTCGTCACGCTCTATGACGCGGGCAACGCGGTGATCGGGAACAGCTCGCGCCCGTTCATCGTGACCGAGTACGTGGCCGGCACGGATTTGCGCAGCCGTCTCCTGGACGGTGCGTTGAGCCCCGGCGAGGTTGCGCGGCTGGGTGCCGACCTCTGCGAGGCCCTGCACTACATGGCCTCCCTGGGCATCATCCACCGCGACATCAAGCCCGCGAATGTGTTGCTGGCGCCGGCGGATTTTCCCGGCAGGATTGCCAGGGCCAAACTCGCCGACTTCGGCATCGCTCGGTTGTTCGACGCCGCGCATCGCACCGAGGCCGGCACCGTGATCGGCACGGCCGGCTACCTCAGCCCGGAGCAGGCCGGCGGCCTGCCCGTCGGTCCGGCCACCGACGTGTACTCCCTCGGGCTGGTGTTGCTCGAGTGCCTCACCGGGGAGCACTGCTACCCCGGCACGGCCGTCGAATCCGCTCTGGCCCGGCTGCAGCGGCAACCGGAGATACCCGACCGGCTCGGCCGGCAGTGGCATGAGCTGTTGACCGGGATGACCGCCCGCGCGGCCGAGGATCGGCTGCGGCCCGCCGACGCTGCCGTTCGCCTGCTCGCCCTGGTTCCGCCGGTTGAAGTGTCGCCGGTTGATGCGCCGCCGGTTGATGCGCCTCAGGTAGCCGCACCGCCGGCAGACGTGCCGACTCTCGTTCTGGCGCTGCCGGCACCGCCCTCGCCCACGTCGCAGCGGATGCCGGACCCGGCCAAACCGATCAGGGCAGAGGCCACAACGCCGACCAGGGCGACCGCTCCCCCGCGCCGCTGGCCGGTGGTGATCGGCGGGATCCTGGTGGCCCTACTCACCGTGATCGCCGTGCTGTTCGTCGTGCCCGGAGCGGCGCCGGCCCCGGATCCGCCCGCCTACCCCGCGGTCGACGGGCAGCTCGGGGAACACCTCCAGGAGCTGCAGGAAAGCGTGGACCCGTGA
- a CDS encoding OsmC family protein, with the protein MIGAHHYAVQIQWTGNRGTGTSSYRAYGREHTLSSPGKEQILGSADRAFHGNADRWNPEELLLAALSQCHLLSYLHVAVNHGVVVLAYADDAIGTMAQTADGGGHFTAATLRPRVTIADPAQVELAQSLHAEAAKACFIAASVNFPVGHEPIVIVAEPATLL; encoded by the coding sequence ATGATCGGTGCACATCATTACGCGGTGCAGATCCAATGGACCGGCAATCGGGGCACGGGCACCAGCAGCTATCGGGCTTACGGCCGGGAACACACCCTGTCGTCGCCCGGCAAGGAGCAGATCCTCGGATCGGCTGATCGGGCCTTCCACGGCAACGCCGACCGCTGGAACCCAGAGGAGCTGCTCCTGGCCGCCCTCAGCCAGTGCCACCTACTGTCGTACCTGCACGTGGCCGTGAATCACGGCGTGGTCGTGCTCGCCTACGCCGACGACGCCATCGGCACCATGGCGCAGACCGCGGATGGCGGTGGCCACTTCACCGCCGCCACCCTGCGCCCTCGCGTCACCATCGCCGACCCGGCCCAGGTGGAGCTGGCCCAGTCCCTGCACGCGGAGGCGGCCAAGGCCTGCTTCATCGCGGCCTCGGTCAACTTCCCGGTCGGCCACGAGCCGATCGTCATCGTCGCCGAGCCCGCCACCCTGCTGTGA
- a CDS encoding SRPBCC family protein, translating to MTASAHPELDLTVSRIIRAPRAAVWNAWVDPVSFEKWWVPAPTICRVREMDLRPGGSFRTEISDDGVEFGPHITGCFLAVDELERIIFTDALVAGWRPSEAAFVTAVMTMADHPDGTEYTATAMHRNVADRNQHEELGFHDGWGTVIGQLAAVVE from the coding sequence ATGACCGCATCCGCCCACCCCGAACTCGACCTCACCGTCTCCCGCATCATCAGGGCCCCGCGCGCCGCCGTCTGGAACGCGTGGGTCGACCCGGTCAGCTTCGAAAAGTGGTGGGTGCCGGCGCCGACGATCTGCCGGGTGCGCGAGATGGACCTGCGGCCGGGCGGTTCCTTCCGCACCGAGATCAGCGACGACGGTGTCGAGTTCGGCCCGCATATCACCGGCTGCTTCCTCGCCGTCGACGAGCTCGAACGCATCATCTTCACGGATGCCCTCGTGGCCGGCTGGCGTCCGTCCGAGGCCGCCTTCGTGACCGCCGTCATGACCATGGCGGACCACCCCGACGGCACCGAATACACCGCCACGGCCATGCACCGCAACGTCGCCGACCGGAACCAGCACGAGGAGCTCGGCTTCCACGACGGCTGGGGCACGGTTATCGGTCAGCTCGCCGCAGTCGTCGAGTAA
- a CDS encoding GNAT family N-acetyltransferase has protein sequence MTDESTTGPAPVVRLVLLDTVVLRALLQHDRAAAGARTGLVFPGFFDSQDWLWRLHIDRMHDQPESTGWLARAVVDQATGEVVGHAGFHFQPDADGMVEIGYTILPDRRGRGLAQATVTELLAFAAADPRVRTVRASVSPDNAASLAVIAHHGFRHTGEQWDDEDGLELLFERTPR, from the coding sequence GTGACCGACGAATCCACCACCGGCCCCGCGCCGGTGGTGCGACTCGTGCTGCTCGACACCGTCGTGTTGCGGGCCCTGCTGCAGCACGACCGCGCTGCGGCGGGGGCGCGCACCGGGCTGGTGTTTCCAGGTTTCTTCGACAGCCAGGACTGGCTGTGGCGGCTGCACATCGACCGGATGCACGATCAGCCGGAGTCGACCGGCTGGCTGGCCCGCGCGGTCGTCGATCAGGCCACGGGTGAGGTCGTCGGGCATGCCGGTTTCCACTTCCAGCCGGATGCCGACGGCATGGTGGAGATCGGCTACACGATCCTGCCCGATCGCCGCGGCCGCGGCCTGGCACAGGCGACGGTCACCGAGCTGCTGGCCTTCGCCGCGGCGGATCCGCGGGTGCGCACGGTGCGAGCCAGCGTCAGCCCCGACAACGCGGCCTCCCTCGCCGTGATCGCCCACCACGGTTTCCGCCACACCGGTGAGCAGTGGGACGACGAGGACGGGCTCGAGCTGCTCTTCGAGCGCACGCCCCGCTAG
- a CDS encoding DMT family transporter: MTALLSHFRVDLLLLLVAASWGSTYLVAKELITPESVVALLALRMLLAAALMAAIVAARRTRITAAELRAGVLLGSVLAAVFAFETFGIAKTSATNAGLIISLTIVFTPILDAAVSGRRLPGRFLLAALIAIGGVGLLAGNGAFQPPSVGDLLILVAAIVRAVHVTSMFSLTGHTPMNSLHLTTVQLATCATFFSVASLFYGDSIPHFLARLDPGRAALFLYLVVVCTVFAFLVQTWAVRRTSPSRVSLLLGTEPIWAAIVGVTIARDTVTLAGYVGIVLILAGTAWGRSIEQRHRLAPRASPETRVVSAGRR; encoded by the coding sequence ATGACTGCTCTCCTCAGCCACTTCCGCGTCGACCTGCTCCTGCTCCTGGTCGCCGCGTCGTGGGGGTCCACCTACCTCGTGGCCAAAGAACTCATCACGCCAGAGTCAGTGGTGGCACTCCTCGCGCTGCGGATGCTGCTCGCTGCGGCCCTAATGGCAGCGATTGTCGCTGCACGGCGTACCCGGATCACTGCAGCGGAACTGCGCGCGGGTGTGCTGCTCGGGAGCGTGTTGGCCGCAGTGTTCGCCTTCGAAACGTTCGGGATAGCCAAGACGTCGGCCACGAATGCCGGACTCATCATTAGCCTGACGATTGTGTTCACGCCGATTCTGGATGCCGCGGTGTCGGGTCGGCGACTGCCCGGCAGATTCCTCTTGGCCGCGTTGATCGCAATCGGCGGGGTTGGATTGCTCGCCGGCAACGGCGCCTTCCAACCGCCCAGCGTCGGCGACCTGCTCATCCTCGTCGCGGCCATCGTCCGGGCCGTGCACGTCACCTCGATGTTCAGCCTCACCGGCCACACTCCGATGAACTCGCTGCATCTCACCACAGTGCAACTGGCCACCTGTGCGACGTTCTTCTCGGTGGCGTCACTGTTCTACGGCGACTCGATCCCGCACTTTCTGGCCCGCCTCGACCCCGGCCGCGCGGCCCTGTTCCTCTACCTCGTCGTGGTCTGCACGGTCTTCGCGTTCCTGGTGCAAACCTGGGCGGTGCGGCGCACCTCGCCCTCGCGAGTGAGCCTCCTTCTCGGAACTGAGCCCATCTGGGCTGCGATCGTCGGAGTCACGATCGCTCGTGACACGGTGACGCTCGCGGGATACGTCGGCATCGTCCTGATACTCGCGGGAACCGCGTGGGGCCGGTCCATCGAGCAGCGGCACCGCCTCGCCCCGAGGGCCAGCCCGGAAACCCGAGTGGTATCTGCCGGCCGGAGGTGA
- a CDS encoding aminotransferase class III-fold pyridoxal phosphate-dependent enzyme, whose product MSSSFSVSQERKLVTALPGPRSIALQERRVRAVSAGAGTLANIYMDHGAGAILVDVDGNQIIDLGCGIGVTTIGHAHPEVAAAAAMQAGKLTHTLFTVTPYENYVRVAEKLAEITPGDFEKHSILVNTGAEAVENAVKIARKYTGRRAIVSLDHAFHGRTNLTMAMTYRPWPERVGMGPFPGEIYSVPTSYPYQDGLSGEEAAEKTIDYIQTHIGASEIAAFFVEPIQGDGGIVIPAPGYFKRLSEFCTENGIVFVSDEIQAGIARTGAWYAIEHHGVVPDLVTTAKGIAGGFPLAAVTGRAEIMDAVQPGGIGGTFGGNPVSTAAALAVFDIIERDNLLDEAKRVEKALWARIGDWADKFDIVGDVRGKGAMFGVELVHPGTKKPFPEALSFVLKHATTNGVIALDAGSWDSVLRIMPSVVISEALIDDAASVLEEAFTLFAASQK is encoded by the coding sequence ATGTCTTCTTCCTTCTCGGTCAGCCAGGAGCGCAAGCTCGTCACCGCCCTCCCGGGCCCACGGTCAATCGCGCTGCAGGAACGACGCGTTCGCGCCGTGTCTGCCGGCGCGGGCACCCTTGCCAACATCTACATGGACCACGGCGCGGGGGCGATCCTGGTCGACGTCGACGGCAACCAGATCATCGACCTGGGTTGCGGTATCGGCGTGACCACGATCGGCCACGCCCACCCCGAGGTGGCTGCGGCCGCCGCGATGCAGGCCGGCAAGCTCACCCACACGCTTTTCACCGTCACCCCGTACGAGAACTACGTGCGTGTGGCCGAGAAGCTCGCCGAGATCACCCCCGGTGACTTCGAGAAGCACTCGATTCTGGTGAACACCGGAGCCGAAGCCGTGGAGAACGCGGTGAAGATCGCCCGCAAGTACACCGGCCGCCGTGCCATCGTGAGCCTGGACCACGCGTTCCACGGCCGCACCAACCTCACCATGGCGATGACCTACCGCCCGTGGCCGGAGCGCGTGGGCATGGGCCCGTTCCCCGGTGAGATCTACAGCGTGCCCACCAGCTACCCCTACCAGGACGGCCTGTCCGGCGAGGAAGCGGCCGAGAAGACCATCGACTACATCCAGACGCACATCGGCGCCTCCGAGATCGCGGCGTTCTTCGTCGAGCCGATCCAGGGCGACGGCGGCATCGTCATCCCCGCCCCCGGCTACTTCAAGCGCCTGAGCGAGTTCTGCACCGAGAACGGCATCGTCTTCGTTTCCGACGAGATCCAGGCCGGCATCGCCCGCACCGGCGCCTGGTACGCCATCGAGCACCACGGCGTTGTGCCCGACCTGGTCACCACGGCCAAGGGCATCGCCGGCGGCTTCCCGCTGGCCGCCGTCACCGGTCGCGCCGAGATCATGGATGCCGTGCAGCCCGGCGGCATCGGCGGAACCTTCGGCGGCAACCCGGTGTCGACCGCGGCCGCCCTGGCGGTGTTCGACATCATCGAGCGCGACAACCTGCTCGACGAAGCCAAGCGCGTGGAAAAGGCTCTGTGGGCCCGCATCGGCGACTGGGCCGACAAATTCGACATCGTCGGCGACGTGCGCGGCAAGGGCGCCATGTTCGGCGTGGAGCTTGTGCACCCCGGCACCAAGAAGCCGTTCCCCGAGGCACTGTCGTTCGTGCTCAAGCACGCCACCACCAACGGCGTCATCGCACTGGATGCCGGCAGCTGGGACTCCGTGCTGCGGATCATGCCGTCCGTGGTCATTTCCGAAGCCCTCATCGACGACGCCGCCTCGGTGCTCGAAGAGGCCTTCACCCTGTTCGCGGCCAGCCAGAAGTAA
- a CDS encoding NAD-dependent epimerase/dehydratase family protein, which translates to MPQHLIVGAGWIGGELARQLVARGDDVTLATRSGTALAGATSVVLDASDPVAFCLAAERMQTIFLCSNPPYPDWARRWPPVFAAAIAAASVTGARLVVMGNLYPYGSPTGPMTEHSPETTTESKGIIRREGWHRVLDAHDRGEIQAVEVRASDYFGAGVSGTAHLGQGFFSSVLASKTARVVGRPDLVHSWSFVPDIAATMIAAAGYAGSWGRVWHVPSGAHSRTEIADQLNAHYGSHGVVAGYPEWMLRSLGAVSPLMREVYKSSYQFQVPYVIDSAETERELGVASTPWDDALITVAESYRR; encoded by the coding sequence ATGCCCCAGCACCTCATCGTCGGAGCCGGCTGGATCGGCGGCGAACTCGCCCGCCAGCTCGTCGCCCGTGGCGACGACGTCACCCTGGCCACCCGCTCCGGCACCGCCCTGGCCGGGGCCACCTCCGTCGTGCTCGACGCGTCAGACCCCGTGGCCTTCTGCCTGGCTGCCGAGCGGATGCAGACCATCTTCCTGTGCAGCAATCCCCCATACCCGGACTGGGCCAGGCGCTGGCCGCCCGTGTTCGCGGCGGCTATCGCCGCGGCATCCGTCACCGGCGCCCGCCTGGTCGTAATGGGCAACCTCTACCCCTACGGCTCGCCCACCGGACCGATGACCGAGCATTCGCCCGAGACCACCACGGAGTCCAAGGGCATCATTCGCCGCGAGGGGTGGCACCGGGTACTCGACGCGCACGACCGCGGTGAGATTCAGGCCGTGGAGGTGCGCGCGAGCGACTACTTCGGGGCCGGCGTGAGCGGAACCGCCCACCTCGGACAGGGGTTCTTCAGCTCGGTGCTGGCGTCCAAGACCGCGCGCGTGGTGGGCCGGCCCGACCTCGTGCACAGCTGGAGCTTCGTGCCGGATATCGCCGCCACGATGATCGCCGCGGCCGGATACGCCGGGTCGTGGGGCCGGGTCTGGCACGTGCCGAGCGGCGCCCACAGCCGCACCGAGATCGCCGACCAGCTGAACGCGCACTACGGCAGCCACGGTGTCGTCGCCGGCTACCCGGAGTGGATGCTGCGTTCGCTCGGCGCGGTGAGCCCGCTGATGCGCGAGGTCTACAAGTCCAGCTATCAGTTCCAGGTGCCGTACGTGATCGACTCGGCCGAGACCGAGCGGGAGCTCGGCGTCGCCTCGACGCCGTGGGATGACGCCCTGATCACTGTGGCGGAGAGCTACCGCCGGTAA
- a CDS encoding PLDc N-terminal domain-containing protein, translating to MDGSANPLLPAGYDVAWTIVSALMIVLLVVALVSMARSAGRITATAALVWALLVICVPVVGPIAWLAVGWRSGLVRTPAIKGE from the coding sequence ATGGACGGCTCAGCAAACCCTCTTCTTCCGGCGGGATACGACGTCGCGTGGACAATCGTCTCGGCGTTGATGATCGTGCTGCTGGTCGTCGCTCTCGTCTCGATGGCCCGATCCGCTGGGCGCATTACGGCGACGGCCGCGCTGGTCTGGGCGCTCCTGGTTATCTGTGTGCCCGTCGTAGGGCCCATAGCGTGGCTCGCCGTGGGCTGGCGGTCTGGGCTCGTACGAACACCGGCTATCAAGGGCGAATAG